The Leclercia adecarboxylata region TGCCGCTGCGGCCGGTAGAAACGCCTTTGATCTTGTCAACCACGTCCATACCGTCAACCACTTCAGCAAACACGCAGTAGCCCCAACCCTGCAGGCTTTCGCCGGAGAAGTTCAGGAAGTCGTTGTCTGCTACGTTGATGAAGAACTGCGCGGTGGCAGAGTGTGGCGCCTGAGTACGGGCCATTGCCAGGGTACCGCGGGTGTTTTTCAGACCGTTGTTGGCTTCGTTTTTGATCGCCGCTTTGGTCTCTTTCTGGTTCATACCAGGTTCAAAACCGCCGCCCTGGATCATAAAGCCGTTAATGACACGGTGGAAAATGGTGTTGTCGTAGAAACCTTCGCGGCAGTAGTCCAGGAAGTTTTTAACTGTTTCAGGCGCTTTGTCATCAAAGGTTTTGATTACGATATCGCCATGATTAGTGTGGAAAGTAACCATTTTTGCATCCTGTTCCGTTTATAGTGGTGCTTCGACCCCGCCAGGGGCCACAATAAGCGCTTGTTATAGCATAACCGCAACGCGCGATCACCTTGCATTACTTGCTGCTTCAGGTTTGAATTACCATTAGAATATGCCGTTTTCACCCACACACGTCTCACATGGAATCTTCGATGTTAAAAATCTTCAACACACTGACGCGCCAAAAAGAGGAATTCAAACCTATTCATGCCGGGGAAGTCGGCATGTACGTGTGTGGTATTACCGTTTACGATCTCTGTCATATCGGCCATGGCCGCACCTTTGTCGCCTTCGATGTGGTTTCGCGCTACCTGCGTTTCCTCGGGTACAACCTTAAGTATGTACGCAATATCACCGATATCGACGACAAAATTATTAAGCGTGCTAACGAAAACGGGGAAAACTTCGTCGATTTGGTTGACCGCATGATCGGCGAAATGCACAGCGACTTCGACGCGCTGAATATCCTGCGTCCGGATCTGGAGCCGCGCGCAACGCACCATATTCCTGAGATCATTGAGATCACCGAACAGCTGATCGCCAAAGGCCACGCCTACGTGGCGGACAATGGCGACGTGATGTTCGACGTGCCGACCGACCCGCACTACGGCCAGCTCTCCCGCCAGGATCTGGATCAGCTCCAGGCCGGGGCGCGCGTGGACGTGGTTGACGTGAAGCGCAACCCGATGGACTTCGTGCTGTGGAAGATGTCCAAAGAGGGCGAGCCGAGCTGGCCATCGCCGTGGGGCGCGGGCCGTCCGGGGTGGCACATCGAATGTTCGGCCATGAACTGCAAACAGCTGGGCAACCACTTCGATATTCACGGCGGCGGTTCCGACCTGATGTTCCCGCACCATGAGAACGAAATCGCCCAGTCCACCTGCGCTCATGACGGCGAGTATGTGAACTACTGGATGCACTCCGGGATGGTGATGATCGACCGCGAGAAGATGTCCAAATCGCTGGGCAACTTCTTCACCGTGCGTGACGTGCTGAAGTATTACGATGCCGAAACCATCCGCTACTTCCTGATGTCCGGCCACTATCGCAGCCAGCTGAACTACAGCGAAGAGAACCTCAAACAGGCGCGCTCTGCCCTGGAGCGTCTGTACACCGCGCTGCGCGGCACCGACAGCTCCGTGCCAGCGGCGGGCGGCGAGGCGTTTGAGGCCCGCTTCATCGAGGCGATGAACGACGACTTCAACACCCCGGAAGCCTACTCTGTGCTGTTCGATATGGCCCGTGAAGTGAACCGCCTGAAGGGCGAAGATGCACAGGCCGCGAACGCGCTGGCTTCCCATATGCGCAAACTCTCTGGCGTGCTGGGCCTGCTGGAGCAGGAGCCAGAGGTGTTCCTGCAGAGCGGTGCGCAGGCGGATGACGGCGAAGTCGCGGAGATTGAAGCGTTAATCAAAGCGCGTCTGGAAGCGCGTCAGGCGAAAGACTGGGCCGCGGCCGATGCGGCGCGTAACCGTCTGACCGAGATGGGTATCATTCTGGAAGATGGCCCGCAGGGGACGACCTGGCGCCGTAAGTAAGTTTGTAACGCCCGGCGGCGCTTCGCTTGCCGGGCCTACAAGCCGGTTTTCTCCCTCTCCCTGTGGGAGAGGGGCGGGGTGAGGGCATCAGCGCGCACGCTTTCTCCACCACAATATCCCCATTACAATCACCCCCGGCAGCCACACCCACAGCAGCTCCGAAATAATCACCTGATGCCCGTACGGCGTGGTATAGCGTGAGAGGGCAAAGGGCGCGACCTTAATCACCTGCCACGGCGCGAAGAAGCGTTCATCCGACCACGGCCACAGCCAGCCGACCCCTTTTCCGCCCGTCGTCACCGAATCCAGCAGGCTGTGTGACAGCAGCGACACAGTTAAAAACAGCCAGCAGCGCATGAGCCCCGCCCGGAACCATCGTCGTCCTGCTAACACGCAGAGTAGCGGCACCACAAAAGCAAACAGCAGCGAGTGGGTAAACCCGCGATGACCAAAAATATTGCCGTAGGCGACGCCAAACCTGAATGACAGCACGTCGGCATCCGGCAGCATGGCGAGCACGATCCCGGCAAACAGCAGGCGAGGGGGGATGACCCGGCTGCCCAGCCCCAGACCTAAGCAGATCGGTACGGCGGCGTGGGTAATGATGGTTGGCATAGTGATAATCCATGGCAAATCATGGAAATATAGCAGAGCGCCGCGGATCGCAGGGCCGGGCGGAAATCTGAATTATGCCGATTCCCGCGCAACGAGCTGCCCGGAGAGGGTAATACGCTGGGTTTGCAGCTCAGGCTCTTTCAGCTGGCGGATCATCAGCCCCGCCGCCTGACGCCCGGTCTCTTCGCTGGCGGAGGAGACATAGGTAAACGACGGCGAGGTGAGATTAACGTGCAGCATATCCTCAAACCCCACCAGTGCCACCTGCTGGGTAAGAAAGACATCTTTCCCCACGGTGCGCCCGACATGGTGTATACCGGCGATAGAGCCAATCATCGCATCCGGAGAGTGGCAGAGCAGGGCGGTGATGGTGTTGTTTTTCTCCAGCAATTGCCGGGTCGCGAAGCTCACCGCCTGGGTATCGTCGCTGCAGGCGGGGGCGGATTCGTCGCGGAACACCAGCCCGTTTTGCGTCATCGCGCTGCGAAAACCCAGCAGGCGCTGCTCGCGGATCAGATCCCCCTCTCTGCCGCCAATATAGGCGATATTGCGATGGCCGCGCTCAATCAGATAGCGGGTGGCCAGATGCGCCGCCTGGCGGTTATCGCGCATCACCAGATTGCAGGTTTCGTTAAGCAGCGACTGCGACACCGCAACCAGCGGCAGCGGGCACTGGCGGATCAGCGCTGGCAGGGCGGCATGACGCGTATCGGACGCCAGGTAGATCACCCCGGCGACGCCCTGCTGTTTGAAAGAGAGCAGACAGCGTTCGAGGTGTTCGCCGTCGTTCAGCGGCTGGCCGAGAAAGACCATATAGCCCTGCTTCTCCAGCTCCTGGACGATACTGGCCATCACTTTTATGGAAAAGCTGTCGCTGAAATCGCGCAGGATCAGGCCGATCAGATTGGAGGTGTTGGCGCGAAGATTGGCGGCGGCCACGTTATGCACGTAGCCCAGGGCGGTGATGGCGGCGTGGACTTTTTCAATCGTCGCCTCTGAGATCTTTCCTTTCTGACGCAGCACCAGCGAGACGGTAGAAACCGAAACCCCTGCCTCTCTGGCGACATCTATGATGCTGACCTTCTTCACATCTTCTCCCTGAAATGCCTGATAAGACAACGCCTCCCGTAAGAGTACAGGAGACGTGTCGGTCAGGCAGCTTATTATTTACCGATCATGGTCGACATCGTCTGGGCGATAAACTGCGCCCGGGCGCCAAAGATAACCTGGATACCGGCGTCGCCCACAAAGACCACGCCGCGTGCGCCGAGGCCGTTCAGACCGTCCTTGTCCACCCTGTCGCTATTCGCCACTTCCAGACGCAGACGGGTGATGCAGGAGCCCACAGAGTGGATGTTCTGCGCTCCGCCCAGCAGGCCGATGATCTCGGTGGCGATTTCGCTGTCGGTTTTATCATTCGCGTTGGCCGTCACCTCGGTGCGGCCCGGCGTTTTCACGTCGAAACGACGGATCACGAAGCGGAAGGTGAAGTAGTAGATCAGCGCCATCGGAATACCGATGATAATGGCGTTGAGGAAGTTGGTCTGGTAGCCGTTAAACGACGGCAGGATCCCGAACGACAGGTAGTCGATAAAGC contains the following coding sequences:
- the malI gene encoding Mal regulon transcriptional regulator MalI, with translation MKKVSIIDVAREAGVSVSTVSLVLRQKGKISEATIEKVHAAITALGYVHNVAAANLRANTSNLIGLILRDFSDSFSIKVMASIVQELEKQGYMVFLGQPLNDGEHLERCLLSFKQQGVAGVIYLASDTRHAALPALIRQCPLPLVAVSQSLLNETCNLVMRDNRQAAHLATRYLIERGHRNIAYIGGREGDLIREQRLLGFRSAMTQNGLVFRDESAPACSDDTQAVSFATRQLLEKNNTITALLCHSPDAMIGSIAGIHHVGRTVGKDVFLTQQVALVGFEDMLHVNLTSPSFTYVSSASEETGRQAAGLMIRQLKEPELQTQRITLSGQLVARESA
- the cysS gene encoding cysteine--tRNA ligase, translating into MLKIFNTLTRQKEEFKPIHAGEVGMYVCGITVYDLCHIGHGRTFVAFDVVSRYLRFLGYNLKYVRNITDIDDKIIKRANENGENFVDLVDRMIGEMHSDFDALNILRPDLEPRATHHIPEIIEITEQLIAKGHAYVADNGDVMFDVPTDPHYGQLSRQDLDQLQAGARVDVVDVKRNPMDFVLWKMSKEGEPSWPSPWGAGRPGWHIECSAMNCKQLGNHFDIHGGGSDLMFPHHENEIAQSTCAHDGEYVNYWMHSGMVMIDREKMSKSLGNFFTVRDVLKYYDAETIRYFLMSGHYRSQLNYSEENLKQARSALERLYTALRGTDSSVPAAGGEAFEARFIEAMNDDFNTPEAYSVLFDMAREVNRLKGEDAQAANALASHMRKLSGVLGLLEQEPEVFLQSGAQADDGEVAEIEALIKARLEARQAKDWAAADAARNRLTEMGIILEDGPQGTTWRRK
- a CDS encoding metal-dependent hydrolase codes for the protein MPTIITHAAVPICLGLGLGSRVIPPRLLFAGIVLAMLPDADVLSFRFGVAYGNIFGHRGFTHSLLFAFVVPLLCVLAGRRWFRAGLMRCWLFLTVSLLSHSLLDSVTTGGKGVGWLWPWSDERFFAPWQVIKVAPFALSRYTTPYGHQVIISELLWVWLPGVIVMGILWWRKRAR
- the ppiB gene encoding peptidylprolyl isomerase B, translating into MVTFHTNHGDIVIKTFDDKAPETVKNFLDYCREGFYDNTIFHRVINGFMIQGGGFEPGMNQKETKAAIKNEANNGLKNTRGTLAMARTQAPHSATAQFFINVADNDFLNFSGESLQGWGYCVFAEVVDGMDVVDKIKGVSTGRSGMHQDVPKEDVVITSVTVSE